The Acidimicrobiales bacterium genome has a window encoding:
- a CDS encoding DUF3040 domain-containing protein, with product MPLSEDEERILSEIEDQLLETDPDLVREVSETTVYTQPLRSMKWAIVLFVAGVTVMVATLSTSFLLAFVGFLVMLGAALTLERNARQVGRVGLRTAVGSGRATGLRDAVGGTRAKVREQMRDRFRRGDQGRA from the coding sequence GTGCCACTGTCCGAGGACGAGGAGAGAATCCTCAGCGAGATCGAAGACCAGTTGTTGGAGACCGATCCCGACCTCGTGCGTGAGGTGAGCGAGACCACGGTCTACACGCAGCCCCTTCGTAGCATGAAGTGGGCGATCGTCTTGTTCGTGGCCGGGGTCACGGTGATGGTCGCCACCCTGTCCACCTCCTTCCTGCTGGCATTCGTCGGCTTCCTGGTGATGCTCGGAGCCGCTCTCACCCTGGAGCGCAACGCCCGACAGGTGGGCCGGGTCGGCCTCCGGACGGCCGTCGGTTCCGGGCGGGCCACCGGCCTACGCGATGCCGTCGGGGGGACCCGGGCGAAGGTACGGGAGCAGATGCGCGATCGCTTCCGCCGGGGGGACCAGGGCCGCGCCTGA
- a CDS encoding ROK family protein, protein MTSVVVACEGSAPVLAVDIGGTKLEAGLVDSSGRILDSRRAATAGVDGEALFEELIGIVDPLLALGPVVGIGVGCGGPMTGGGLLVSPLNIGQWRDFPLAARLAERTGAAVEVDNDAKALALGEGWCGAAVGERNYLAMVVSTGVGGGVVLDGRLLDGAAGNAGHVGHVVVDPDGPPCACGNRGCLEAVASGPAIQRQTGAPPAMATPEVRSRTGDLVGKAVATVVNLLDLRLAVVAGSVALGFGTPFFDAAQRRLDSECGLEFTRGARVVPAGLGADGPLLGAAAVWHHARLWGAGADVAVGS, encoded by the coding sequence ATGACATCTGTCGTAGTGGCCTGCGAGGGGTCTGCGCCCGTACTGGCCGTCGACATCGGCGGGACCAAGCTCGAGGCCGGGCTGGTGGATTCCTCCGGCCGCATCCTCGACAGCCGGCGGGCTGCCACGGCGGGTGTCGACGGCGAAGCGCTGTTCGAGGAGCTGATTGGCATCGTCGACCCACTGCTGGCCCTCGGCCCGGTTGTCGGAATCGGCGTGGGCTGCGGTGGCCCGATGACCGGGGGTGGCCTGTTGGTATCTCCGCTGAACATCGGGCAGTGGAGGGACTTCCCGTTGGCCGCGCGGTTGGCCGAGCGGACCGGAGCGGCGGTCGAGGTCGACAACGACGCCAAGGCACTCGCCCTGGGCGAGGGTTGGTGTGGAGCGGCGGTGGGTGAGCGGAACTATCTGGCGATGGTGGTGTCAACCGGGGTCGGCGGCGGCGTGGTCCTGGACGGGCGCCTCCTGGACGGGGCGGCTGGCAATGCCGGGCACGTGGGCCACGTGGTGGTTGACCCTGACGGGCCACCCTGCGCTTGTGGCAACCGGGGCTGCTTGGAGGCGGTCGCCTCTGGACCGGCGATCCAGCGCCAGACCGGAGCGCCCCCTGCCATGGCGACTCCGGAGGTCCGTAGTCGGACCGGCGACCTGGTTGGAAAGGCGGTGGCGACGGTGGTGAACCTTCTTGACCTGCGGCTGGCGGTGGTGGCCGGCTCGGTGGCTCTCGGATTCGGTACCCCGTTCTTCGATGCGGCGCAGAGGCGCTTGGACAGCGAGTGCGGCCTCGAGTTCACCCGTGGAGCGAGGGTCGTTCCCGCCGGCCTGGGTGCGGACGGGCCGCTCCTCGGTGCTGCGGCCGTCTGGCACCATGCCCGGCTGTGGGGCGCCGGGGCCGATGTGGCGGTCGGTTCATGA
- the rsmH gene encoding 16S rRNA (cytosine(1402)-N(4))-methyltransferase RsmH, giving the protein MTDHRDDDSGRGPTGFHHQPVMVEEVLAALADVPGGVVLDATVGGGGHAEAILEFRVDLRVVGLDRDDQALAATERRLSGFGDRIQLRRSAFIDLGGVLDEMAIDGLAGFLFDLGVSSPQLDHAERGFSYRDAGPLDMRMDRRQSLTAADVVNCYDERALTRILIDNADERHARRIARAVIAARPVADTARLAEVVRDAIPAPARRRGGHPAKRTFQAIRIEVNAELEQLADSLEEAIGRLVAGGRGAVLSYHSGEDRIVKRCFDLAATGGCTCPPRLPCACGATPLAVLPRRGGRVPGAVEAAANPRAASARLRVLERR; this is encoded by the coding sequence ATGACGGACCATCGCGATGACGACAGCGGGAGGGGACCGACCGGGTTCCACCACCAGCCGGTGATGGTCGAAGAGGTCCTGGCAGCCCTGGCCGACGTCCCGGGTGGCGTCGTGCTGGACGCCACGGTCGGCGGTGGCGGCCACGCCGAGGCGATCCTGGAGTTCCGCGTTGACCTCCGTGTCGTCGGCCTCGACCGCGACGACCAGGCCCTCGCGGCGACGGAGCGGCGCCTCTCCGGCTTCGGCGATCGGATCCAACTGCGCCGATCGGCGTTCATCGACCTGGGAGGCGTCCTGGACGAGATGGCCATCGATGGCCTTGCCGGCTTCCTGTTCGACCTCGGCGTCTCCTCCCCACAGTTGGACCATGCCGAGCGAGGCTTCAGCTACAGGGATGCCGGACCGTTGGACATGCGAATGGACCGGCGCCAGTCGCTCACCGCAGCCGACGTCGTCAACTGCTACGACGAGCGGGCCCTTACACGCATACTGATCGACAACGCAGATGAACGCCACGCACGTCGTATCGCCAGGGCGGTCATAGCAGCCCGCCCGGTTGCCGACACTGCCCGCCTGGCCGAGGTCGTCCGCGACGCCATCCCCGCACCGGCCCGGCGCAGGGGTGGGCACCCGGCGAAGCGCACCTTCCAGGCCATTCGCATAGAGGTGAACGCCGAGTTGGAGCAGTTGGCTGACTCCCTGGAGGAGGCCATCGGGCGCCTGGTGGCCGGCGGTCGGGGAGCGGTGCTCTCATACCACTCGGGAGAGGACCGGATCGTGAAGCGGTGCTTCGACCTGGCCGCGACCGGTGGCTGCACCTGTCCACCCCGCCTTCCGTGTGCCTGTGGTGCGACGCCGCTGGCCGTGCTCCCTCGTCGTGGTGGCCGGGTTCCCGGCGCCGTCGAGGCGGCAGCCAATCCCCGGGCGGCCAGCGCCCGCCTGAGGGTGCTGGAACGCCGATGA
- a CDS encoding septum formation initiator family protein — protein sequence MTAVLRPPRTALERRTGERVAERTTARSAVGVAGALAVFGFFATLLTLAAFHSVVVSGQFEFDRLQQRLEDGHERAQVLRAEVARLESPGRILEVAGGRLGLVYPERIFLYSVVPGDPLTVLPAPVGDPFSRSYR from the coding sequence ATGACCGCAGTCCTCCGACCGCCCCGGACTGCGCTGGAACGCCGGACCGGCGAGCGCGTGGCCGAGCGGACCACGGCTCGTTCGGCCGTCGGGGTAGCCGGTGCCCTTGCCGTCTTCGGCTTCTTCGCCACGCTGCTCACCCTCGCCGCATTCCACAGCGTGGTGGTGAGCGGGCAGTTCGAGTTCGATCGGCTCCAGCAACGGCTGGAGGACGGCCACGAACGGGCCCAGGTGCTCCGAGCGGAGGTGGCACGCCTCGAGAGCCCGGGTCGGATCCTGGAGGTGGCCGGTGGTCGACTCGGCCTAGTTTACCCGGAGCGCATATTCCTGTATTCGGTGGTGCCGGGCGATCCGTTGACCGTGCTCCCCGCTCCGGTCGGTGACCCCTTTTCCCGGTCCTACCGATGA
- a CDS encoding penicillin-binding protein 2 gives MPDRETQKRFGRRAVVGGLALTLVAGLFGWRLTGLQLLEPDRFVAHGEAQRIRTVELRAGRGAIVDRNGVDLVLSVPGQSMVANPRRVEDPTLAARALAQVLGVDRGVLERRLSSDRSFVYLDRQVSDEVAAATLALDITGVYVEEEWVRVRPGEDSALAVLGRTDIDSNGISGMELVYDGLLSGTDGEKVVEVGMRGASIPGGEYSLEPASDGRTLVLTLDRALQFEAERLLLEGVDSAGGQGGVLIAMRPATGEILASVTVKRSSDGTVHISSEHRSVTWTYEPGSIIKPLTFSAILDRAVAAPHTVREVPPRLDVHDATFSDAPFHETEEFTVAEIMRRSSNVGTILWSLELGPEALHEQLREFGLGSVTDLDFPGEARGILPAVGEWSGTSLPTIAIGQGVSTTPLQMLTAYAALANGGVRPAPTLVLGTRDDGGVFDPRRPGPSMRVVPAAVAAEVVAMMEQVVATGTGTRGQVPGYRVAGKTGTAWKPSPTGGYGSKGDRAYVASFAGFLPAEAPQLAVLVVVDEPSGQAYSGGRVAAPVFAQFAQFAVRQLRIPSEEERVGLDEEGRVIALTPARHALLREAAEAARLEESGGVVASSATGG, from the coding sequence GTGCCAGATCGGGAGACCCAGAAGCGCTTCGGCCGCCGGGCCGTCGTCGGCGGCCTGGCGCTCACGCTGGTCGCCGGGCTGTTCGGATGGCGCCTCACCGGGTTGCAGCTCCTGGAACCCGACAGGTTCGTGGCCCATGGCGAGGCCCAGCGCATCAGGACCGTGGAGTTGAGGGCCGGACGCGGGGCGATCGTGGATCGAAACGGCGTCGACCTCGTCCTGTCGGTGCCCGGGCAGTCGATGGTCGCCAACCCGCGGCGTGTGGAGGACCCGACACTGGCGGCCCGAGCTCTGGCCCAGGTGCTGGGAGTCGACCGCGGGGTGTTGGAGCGACGCCTCTCCAGTGACCGGAGCTTCGTCTACCTGGACCGCCAGGTCAGCGACGAGGTCGCCGCCGCCACGCTCGCCCTCGACATCACCGGCGTCTACGTCGAGGAGGAGTGGGTGCGGGTCCGACCCGGTGAGGACTCCGCACTGGCGGTCCTGGGTAGAACGGACATCGACTCCAACGGGATCAGCGGAATGGAACTGGTCTACGACGGCCTCCTGTCCGGGACCGATGGGGAGAAGGTCGTGGAGGTGGGCATGCGGGGTGCGTCCATTCCCGGCGGCGAGTACTCGCTCGAGCCGGCCAGCGACGGACGGACACTCGTGCTCACCCTGGATCGTGCCCTCCAGTTCGAAGCTGAGCGCCTCCTCCTGGAGGGCGTGGACTCCGCCGGTGGGCAGGGCGGAGTCCTGATCGCCATGCGCCCGGCGACCGGCGAGATCCTGGCGTCGGTGACCGTCAAGCGCTCTTCGGACGGCACGGTGCACATCTCCTCCGAGCACCGGTCAGTCACCTGGACCTACGAGCCCGGTTCGATCATCAAACCCCTGACCTTCTCAGCGATCCTGGACCGGGCGGTGGCCGCGCCGCACACCGTGCGCGAGGTGCCACCGCGCCTGGACGTCCACGACGCCACCTTCAGCGATGCACCGTTCCACGAGACCGAGGAGTTCACGGTGGCGGAGATCATGCGCCGTTCCTCGAACGTGGGGACCATCCTGTGGTCCCTGGAGCTCGGGCCCGAGGCGCTCCACGAACAACTCCGCGAGTTCGGTCTCGGATCCGTCACCGACCTGGACTTCCCCGGCGAGGCCCGGGGCATCCTCCCTGCGGTCGGGGAGTGGTCGGGGACCTCGCTGCCCACGATCGCAATCGGACAGGGAGTGTCGACGACCCCACTGCAGATGTTGACTGCCTACGCGGCCCTCGCCAACGGCGGAGTCAGGCCCGCGCCCACCCTGGTCCTCGGAACGCGGGACGATGGGGGGGTGTTCGATCCCCGACGCCCCGGCCCGTCCATGAGAGTCGTGCCCGCCGCTGTGGCTGCCGAGGTCGTGGCAATGATGGAGCAGGTCGTGGCCACCGGTACTGGGACCAGGGGGCAGGTCCCCGGCTACCGGGTTGCCGGTAAGACCGGCACTGCCTGGAAGCCCAGCCCGACCGGCGGCTACGGCAGCAAGGGCGATCGGGCCTACGTGGCCAGCTTCGCAGGATTCCTGCCGGCTGAGGCCCCACAGCTGGCCGTGCTGGTGGTGGTGGACGAGCCCTCCGGGCAGGCGTACTCCGGCGGGAGGGTTGCCGCTCCCGTGTTCGCCCAGTTCGCCCAGTTCGCCGTACGGCAGCTCCGGATCCCCTCGGAGGAGGAACGGGTCGGCCTGGACGAAGAAGGGCGTGTGATCGCCCTCACCCCTGCCCGACACGCGCTCCTCCGTGAGGCTGCCGAAGCGGCGCGGCTCGAGGAATCCGGCGGCGTGGTCGCCTCCTCTGCGACCGGCGGCTGA
- a CDS encoding UDP-N-acetylmuramoyl-L-alanyl-D-glutamate--2,6-diaminopimelate ligase, whose amino-acid sequence MRLGALLRAAGVADPAMPADSDGPEVAGVAHDSRQVGTGDVFCCVPGASHDGHDFAAAAVRAGACAVVVERPLDLPVPTVVVPSVRSTMALMAAAVHGWPSHQLELVGVTGTNGKTSVVHLLTSIFAIDGRRTAAHGTLSGGRTTPEATDLQAMLGRWVLEGVETAAVEVSSHALSQHRVDGTRFALVGFTNLSRDHLDFHGSMADYEAAKARLFDGSFADRAVVVVDGAAGSRIAVRAAEAGLAVTEVTQGPAEGSLRPDGVRFEWRGRSVEVATGGRFTIANALVAAELASALGVVDERVVEGLASALPVPGRFEPVFLEGGPTLVVDYAHTPDALSGALATAREVAGGRVLVVFGCGGERDAGKRPEMGAVAETGADLVVVTSDNPRGEPPRGVIADILSGMDRAPALIEPDRRQAIAGALALAEVDDLVLVAGRGHEDVQEAAGLLTPFDDRTVARQEWARMSSGGVAG is encoded by the coding sequence ATGCGGCTCGGCGCCCTGCTCCGGGCCGCCGGGGTCGCCGACCCGGCCATGCCGGCGGATTCGGACGGCCCAGAGGTGGCCGGCGTGGCCCACGACTCCCGCCAGGTCGGGACGGGAGACGTGTTCTGCTGCGTTCCGGGTGCCTCCCACGACGGTCACGACTTTGCGGCGGCAGCCGTGCGGGCCGGTGCCTGCGCTGTGGTCGTTGAACGTCCGCTGGACCTTCCGGTGCCGACCGTCGTGGTCCCGTCCGTTCGGTCCACCATGGCGCTGATGGCCGCAGCCGTCCATGGCTGGCCTTCGCACCAGCTCGAGCTCGTGGGCGTGACCGGAACCAACGGAAAGACCAGCGTCGTCCACCTGCTCACCTCGATCTTTGCCATCGACGGTCGGCGTACCGCAGCCCACGGGACCCTGTCCGGCGGGCGGACCACCCCGGAGGCCACCGACCTGCAGGCGATGCTGGGCCGATGGGTACTGGAAGGCGTCGAGACGGCCGCCGTCGAGGTGTCATCGCATGCGCTCTCCCAACATCGGGTGGACGGCACCCGGTTCGCCCTGGTGGGGTTCACCAACCTGAGTCGGGACCACCTGGACTTCCACGGTTCGATGGCGGACTACGAGGCCGCCAAGGCCAGGCTGTTCGACGGATCCTTCGCCGATCGGGCGGTCGTGGTGGTCGATGGTGCGGCAGGTAGCCGAATTGCCGTTCGGGCGGCGGAGGCCGGGCTTGCGGTGACCGAGGTGACCCAGGGCCCCGCTGAAGGGTCGTTGAGGCCCGACGGTGTCCGGTTCGAGTGGCGGGGTCGTTCCGTCGAGGTGGCCACCGGGGGCCGCTTTACGATAGCCAATGCCCTGGTTGCCGCCGAACTGGCGTCGGCCCTCGGCGTCGTCGATGAGCGGGTGGTCGAAGGCCTGGCTAGCGCTCTGCCCGTACCCGGGCGCTTCGAGCCGGTGTTCCTGGAGGGTGGGCCCACGCTGGTCGTCGATTATGCCCACACCCCGGATGCCCTGTCCGGTGCGCTCGCCACGGCCCGCGAGGTGGCCGGGGGTCGGGTCCTGGTCGTGTTCGGTTGCGGGGGTGAGCGTGACGCTGGAAAGCGTCCGGAGATGGGAGCGGTCGCCGAGACGGGTGCCGACCTGGTGGTCGTGACGTCAGACAACCCGAGGGGTGAACCACCCAGGGGGGTGATCGCGGACATCCTGTCCGGTATGGATCGTGCCCCCGCCCTCATCGAACCCGACCGACGACAGGCAATCGCGGGTGCACTGGCCCTGGCGGAAGTGGACGACCTGGTGCTGGTAGCCGGTAGGGGCCACGAGGACGTCCAGGAGGCGGCGGGACTCCTCACGCCGTTCGACGACCGTACGGTGGCCCGCCAGGAGTGGGCCCGGATGTCCTCCGGAGGTGTCGCCGGATGA
- the mraY gene encoding phospho-N-acetylmuramoyl-pentapeptide-transferase encodes MIRLLLAAAIAMASAMAGTRVLIWWLTRLRIGQPIRDDGPEGHATKAGTPTMGGLAIVGGAFLGYVLSDLYRGIYTRSGIFVMLAIMGGGAVGLMDDWIKVVRERSLGLNKRAKMLGLLGVAVTFAVLMLEHAPTHTQLSFTRFDQPGLELGSTLWAVWAVLLIIGSANAVNLTDGLDGLAAGAGTFCFGAYTVVAFWQFRYPETYDVAHALDLAVVAAAMAGGCLGFLWWNAAPARIFMGDTGSLAIGTGLATLALTTNTHLLLPIVAGLFVAETVSVILQVGSFRLLGGRRVFRMAPLHHHFELRGWPETTVIIRFWIMSGLCTAFGLGIFYADSIASGVVGR; translated from the coding sequence ATGATCCGGCTCCTCCTCGCTGCGGCGATCGCCATGGCCTCCGCCATGGCCGGCACCAGGGTCCTCATCTGGTGGCTGACGAGGCTGCGGATAGGTCAACCTATTCGGGACGACGGTCCCGAAGGCCATGCCACCAAGGCCGGTACGCCCACCATGGGCGGCCTGGCCATCGTGGGCGGGGCGTTTCTGGGTTACGTCCTGAGCGACCTCTACCGGGGTATCTACACGCGGAGCGGGATCTTCGTGATGCTGGCCATCATGGGCGGTGGCGCCGTAGGCCTGATGGACGACTGGATCAAGGTCGTCCGGGAACGGAGCCTGGGCCTGAACAAGCGGGCCAAGATGCTCGGCCTGCTGGGGGTCGCCGTGACGTTCGCCGTCCTGATGCTGGAGCACGCACCGACTCACACGCAGCTCTCCTTCACACGCTTCGACCAGCCGGGCCTGGAACTCGGGAGCACCCTGTGGGCGGTCTGGGCCGTACTGCTCATCATCGGGTCGGCGAATGCGGTCAACCTCACCGACGGCCTGGACGGCCTGGCGGCCGGCGCCGGCACGTTCTGCTTCGGGGCCTACACGGTGGTGGCCTTCTGGCAGTTCCGCTACCCGGAGACCTACGACGTGGCCCACGCTCTGGACCTGGCGGTGGTGGCCGCGGCCATGGCGGGTGGTTGTCTGGGCTTCCTCTGGTGGAACGCGGCCCCGGCCCGGATCTTCATGGGGGACACCGGCTCCCTGGCAATCGGCACAGGCCTGGCCACGCTGGCCCTGACCACCAACACCCATCTGCTGCTGCCAATCGTGGCCGGGCTGTTCGTGGCCGAGACGGTGTCGGTCATCCTGCAGGTCGGCAGCTTCCGGCTGCTGGGTGGTCGGCGCGTGTTCCGGATGGCCCCGCTGCATCACCACTTCGAGCTGCGCGGCTGGCCTGAGACCACGGTGATCATCCGCTTCTGGATCATGTCCGGACTCTGCACGGCGTTCGGGCTCGGGATCTTCTACGCCGACTCGATCGCCTCCGGGGTGGTGGGCCGGTGA
- the murD gene encoding UDP-N-acetylmuramoyl-L-alanine--D-glutamate ligase, with protein MSGRVLVLGLGVTGRAVMDALVRRDVEVLGVDDRPGAVARAFAERLAVELVEAPAPGDWPRLVGRATEVVVAPGIPDGHPVFAAAKAAGVVVLDESDLAARWDDRPRCAVTGTNGKTTVVTLVADMLERSGLRALPSGNTDTPLVAAIDDAEADLFVVEASSFRLGHAANFAASPAAWLNFAPDHLDVHADLASYEDAKARIWEGIASPPDAVANLGDPVVAARAPAGATGFGTPDAACRIESGLLLLDGSPVVEVAALPRSMPHDLENAQAACAVAVRSGATVEACADSLRGFGGLEHRMSFVAEVDGVRYVDDSKATTPHATLTALSGLPGAVLIAGGRNKGLDLTRLADGRPGAVVAIGEAADAVAAAFDGRCPVVVASSMEEAVRAARRSAAGTGTVLLSPGCSSFDWYGSYADRGRDFQRIVRSLAGTGEV; from the coding sequence GTGAGCGGCCGGGTTCTCGTCCTGGGCCTGGGCGTGACCGGAAGGGCGGTGATGGATGCCCTGGTCCGTCGCGACGTGGAGGTGCTGGGGGTGGATGATCGGCCGGGAGCTGTGGCCCGGGCCTTTGCAGAACGCCTCGCCGTCGAGTTGGTCGAGGCACCGGCCCCCGGGGACTGGCCCCGTCTGGTGGGCCGGGCGACTGAGGTGGTCGTCGCTCCCGGCATACCCGACGGGCATCCGGTCTTCGCCGCGGCGAAGGCCGCAGGCGTCGTGGTCCTGGACGAGTCCGACCTGGCCGCACGCTGGGATGACCGCCCCCGGTGCGCCGTGACCGGGACCAACGGAAAGACGACCGTGGTCACTCTGGTCGCCGACATGCTGGAACGGTCGGGACTCCGTGCCCTGCCGTCGGGCAACACCGACACGCCGCTGGTGGCCGCCATCGACGACGCCGAGGCCGACCTGTTCGTCGTGGAGGCCTCCTCCTTCCGGCTGGGCCACGCCGCCAACTTCGCCGCCTCGCCCGCGGCCTGGTTGAACTTCGCTCCCGACCACCTCGACGTCCACGCCGACCTGGCCTCCTACGAGGATGCCAAGGCCCGGATCTGGGAGGGGATCGCCTCACCCCCCGATGCGGTGGCCAACCTCGGCGACCCGGTGGTGGCCGCCAGGGCGCCTGCTGGGGCGACCGGGTTCGGCACACCGGACGCCGCGTGTCGCATCGAATCGGGGCTCCTGCTGCTGGACGGAAGCCCGGTCGTGGAGGTGGCGGCCCTGCCGCGCTCGATGCCCCATGACCTGGAGAACGCCCAGGCGGCATGTGCCGTGGCCGTCCGGAGCGGTGCCACGGTCGAGGCCTGCGCCGACTCGCTGCGGGGCTTCGGTGGGCTGGAGCACCGCATGTCGTTCGTGGCAGAGGTCGACGGCGTCCGGTACGTGGACGACAGCAAGGCCACGACACCTCACGCAACCCTGACCGCGCTGTCGGGTCTCCCCGGAGCTGTGCTCATCGCCGGCGGTCGCAACAAGGGACTGGACCTCACCCGGCTGGCCGACGGCCGGCCCGGCGCCGTCGTGGCGATCGGGGAGGCAGCCGATGCCGTGGCGGCTGCGTTCGACGGCCGTTGCCCGGTCGTCGTCGCCTCCAGCATGGAGGAGGCCGTCAGGGCGGCCCGACGATCGGCTGCCGGCACCGGAACGGTCCTCCTCTCGCCGGGATGCTCCTCCTTCGACTGGTACGGCTCCTATGCGGACAGGGGACGGGACTTCCAGCGGATCGTCCGGAGCCTCGCCGGAACCGGGGAAGTATGA
- the ftsW gene encoding putative lipid II flippase FtsW, whose amino-acid sequence MRADGAGGAAIGTARRAGRTSGPPVRYLVLWSTAMLLGLLGMVMVLSSSSVSDLRTYGDAWHHLRRQVLWVAIGLVGLFTMLHIDYRRLRNLARPGLVLAIGFLALVLVPGIGIRANGSARWLGIGTVSFQPSEFAKLAVIVYGAALLSSRPATATRLTLGPMLVVLAGVGGLIFLEPDMGTAMIMAAIVASMVFFAGLRLGSLALAGVLGLGLAAGMGLSAGYRRDRLFSVFNPWNDPLNTGWQTIQAGVAISNGGLWGMGLGASRAKWGFLPFAETDFIFAIVAEELGFIMAMAVILAYLVLGTVGLSTAFRAPDRFGQLLAAGITSWILIQAFVNIGAVLGVLPITGVPLPFVSYGGSSMVLTLTAFGILLNVARQSR is encoded by the coding sequence ATGAGGGCGGACGGGGCCGGCGGGGCTGCCATCGGGACCGCGCGGCGGGCCGGGAGGACCAGCGGACCACCGGTCCGCTACCTGGTTCTCTGGTCGACCGCCATGCTCCTGGGCCTCCTGGGAATGGTGATGGTGCTCTCCTCCTCCTCGGTGTCCGACCTCCGGACCTACGGGGACGCCTGGCACCACCTCCGCCGCCAGGTCCTGTGGGTGGCCATCGGCCTGGTGGGCCTGTTCACCATGCTGCACATCGACTACCGGCGACTGAGGAACCTCGCCCGTCCCGGCCTGGTCCTCGCCATCGGTTTTTTGGCGCTGGTGCTGGTTCCCGGGATCGGCATCCGGGCCAACGGGTCGGCTCGTTGGCTCGGCATCGGGACTGTCTCATTCCAGCCGTCCGAGTTCGCCAAGCTGGCGGTGATCGTCTACGGCGCAGCGCTGCTCTCGTCACGACCGGCGACCGCCACCCGCCTGACGCTCGGGCCGATGCTGGTCGTGCTGGCCGGCGTGGGTGGGCTGATCTTCCTCGAGCCTGACATGGGCACGGCGATGATCATGGCGGCCATCGTGGCCTCCATGGTCTTTTTCGCCGGCCTGCGTCTGGGCTCCCTCGCTCTGGCGGGCGTGCTGGGCCTCGGCCTGGCGGCCGGGATGGGCCTCAGCGCCGGTTATCGCCGGGACCGCCTCTTCTCCGTGTTCAATCCGTGGAACGACCCCCTGAACACCGGTTGGCAGACAATCCAGGCCGGCGTGGCCATCTCCAACGGCGGGTTGTGGGGGATGGGCCTCGGTGCCAGTCGGGCCAAGTGGGGCTTCCTCCCGTTCGCCGAGACCGACTTCATCTTCGCCATCGTGGCCGAGGAACTGGGCTTCATCATGGCGATGGCCGTGATCCTCGCCTACCTGGTCCTGGGAACGGTGGGGCTCTCTACGGCGTTCCGTGCACCCGATCGGTTCGGGCAACTCCTGGCCGCCGGGATCACCTCGTGGATCCTCATCCAGGCCTTCGTCAACATCGGTGCCGTCCTGGGCGTGCTTCCCATCACGGGAGTCCCGTTGCCCTTCGTCTCCTACGGCGGGAGCTCGATGGTGCTGACCCTGACGGCCTTCGGGATCCTCCTGAACGTGGCCCGGCAGTCGCGGTGA
- a CDS encoding UDP-N-acetylglucosamine--N-acetylmuramyl-(pentapeptide) pyrophosphoryl-undecaprenol N-acetylglucosamine transferase yields the protein MSARRADRIDGPVRGGIVIAGGGTAGHVLPGLAVADALVERGVVAGPGEVHLVGSQRGIEVDLVPAAGFGLTVLGGRGVQRRLTPANVGALVGLAAGVLRAFLLLMRARPRAVLSLGGYASIPCGLAAVALRVPLLVAEQNAVPGAANRLLGRFARVCAVSFAGTPLPRAELTGNPVRARIRLEAGGRRTGRGSLGLEGRPLLVVFGGSLGARRINRAVAGFVEGWTGGPLVVSHVVGARGWSAGEMATAVPTDVEYRAVEYEHDLPTLLAAADLVLCRSGATSIAEITVLGVPSVLVPLPGAPGDHQTANARHLVEAGGALLFPDDELDGPALAELLGPLLADPERLGTMAAAARAAGRPEAADRLADLIAHHAAPRREDGPDA from the coding sequence GTGAGCGCTAGGCGGGCAGATCGGATCGACGGACCGGTCCGCGGGGGAATAGTGATCGCCGGGGGCGGGACGGCCGGGCACGTCCTGCCCGGATTGGCCGTGGCCGACGCCCTGGTCGAACGGGGTGTCGTCGCAGGACCCGGGGAGGTGCACCTCGTCGGGAGTCAACGAGGGATCGAGGTTGACCTGGTTCCCGCGGCCGGATTCGGCCTGACCGTCCTGGGTGGTCGTGGCGTCCAGCGTCGCCTGACGCCGGCCAACGTCGGAGCACTCGTGGGCCTGGCCGCCGGCGTGCTCAGGGCGTTCCTTCTCCTCATGCGGGCCCGGCCCCGGGCCGTGCTCTCACTCGGTGGCTATGCCAGCATCCCCTGCGGGCTGGCGGCCGTCGCCCTGCGCGTTCCGCTCCTGGTCGCCGAGCAGAACGCGGTGCCCGGAGCGGCCAACCGCCTCCTGGGCCGGTTCGCCCGGGTCTGCGCCGTCTCGTTCGCCGGCACGCCCCTGCCGCGAGCCGAGCTGACCGGGAACCCCGTACGTGCCCGGATCCGCTTGGAAGCCGGCGGCAGGAGGACCGGACGGGGGAGCCTCGGGCTGGAGGGCCGTCCCCTCCTCGTCGTCTTTGGTGGTTCGCTGGGCGCCCGTCGGATCAACCGGGCCGTGGCTGGCTTCGTCGAGGGCTGGACGGGCGGGCCTCTCGTGGTCAGCCACGTGGTGGGTGCCCGTGGATGGTCGGCCGGCGAGATGGCGACAGCTGTGCCTACGGATGTCGAGTACAGGGCCGTGGAGTACGAACACGACCTGCCGACGCTGTTGGCCGCCGCCGACCTCGTGCTCTGCCGGTCTGGTGCCACATCGATCGCCGAGATCACGGTCCTCGGGGTGCCATCCGTCCTGGTTCCGCTGCCCGGGGCTCCCGGCGACCACCAGACGGCCAACGCCCGGCACCTGGTCGAGGCCGGCGGGGCCCTGCTGTTCCCGGACGACGAGCTCGACGGCCCGGCCCTCGCCGAGCTCCTGGGACCCCTTCTCGCCGATCCCGAGCGCCTGGGGACCATGGCCGCGGCCGCCCGAGCTGCGGGACGGCCGGAGGCTGCCGACCGGCTGGCCGACCTCATCGCCCACCACGCGGCTCCCCGGCGTGAGGATGGGCCCGATGCCTGA